Proteins encoded by one window of Antechinus flavipes isolate AdamAnt ecotype Samford, QLD, Australia chromosome 4, AdamAnt_v2, whole genome shotgun sequence:
- the FAM229B gene encoding protein FAM229B codes for MPFRFGTQPRRFPVEGGDSSIGPEPGLSSSTAWYRKETPPTRQLRRCPGSHCLTITDVPVNLYATMRKPPAQSSKEMHPK; via the exons ATGCCTTTTCGGTTTGGTACTCAGCCAAGGAGGTTTCCAGTGGAAGGAGGAGATTCTTCAATTGGTCCTGAACCTGGCCTGAGCTCCAGTACTGCATGGTATAGGAAAGAGACTCCACCAACCAG GCAACTCCGAAGATGCCCTGGAAGTCACTGTCTGACAATCACTGATGTTCCTGTCAATCTTTATGCGACAATGAGAAAACCACCTGCTCAAAGCAGCAAGGAAATGCACCCCAAATAG